The Pseudomonas fluorescens genome includes a window with the following:
- a CDS encoding helix-turn-helix domain-containing protein: MNHLACVSTDQVVRSDRLMKWKEFMSDHLGRTPDYIKRLESTFIDPLHDSNFQGRLEYGDLGQLRFCRMTASAHRYSRHLSKAVDALDTPRMLIMQVAGVSHFEQGRQSSVLAPDEMLLVDCGKPFNVTSTQGCEHFILLFQGASGQVAQTGDMHLNGRNGLGRMLMHLISDAYNQYPLLNNHSAGLIGDSITGLLDNALKNKQEEKQLEHDFRFFKQNRLKAYIERHLADRDLTIERIANAEQCSVRSLHRAFQDELGCSVSEYIWQRRLSRCAEDLRNREHAHRSLTEIAYAWGYGSSSHFSRHFKSTFGMSPRLFRDTASDSREKSTAA; this comes from the coding sequence ATGAACCATTTAGCCTGCGTGTCCACCGATCAGGTTGTTCGCTCCGATCGCCTGATGAAATGGAAAGAGTTCATGAGCGATCACCTGGGGCGTACGCCGGACTATATAAAACGGCTGGAATCGACGTTCATCGACCCGTTGCATGACAGCAATTTCCAGGGTCGGCTGGAGTACGGGGACCTGGGCCAGCTGCGTTTCTGTCGAATGACCGCCAGCGCCCATCGATATTCGCGCCACCTGAGCAAGGCGGTCGACGCCCTCGATACGCCGCGCATGTTGATCATGCAGGTGGCTGGCGTCAGTCATTTCGAGCAGGGCCGGCAAAGCAGCGTGCTGGCCCCTGACGAAATGCTCCTGGTGGACTGCGGCAAACCTTTCAATGTGACCAGCACGCAAGGTTGCGAACATTTCATCCTGCTGTTCCAAGGGGCATCCGGGCAGGTGGCGCAAACCGGCGACATGCACCTTAACGGTCGCAATGGACTGGGGCGGATGCTCATGCACCTGATCAGCGATGCCTACAATCAGTACCCCTTGCTGAACAACCATTCGGCCGGGCTGATCGGTGACAGCATCACCGGGCTGCTGGATAACGCGCTGAAGAACAAACAGGAAGAAAAGCAACTCGAACACGACTTCCGCTTCTTCAAGCAGAACCGCCTCAAGGCGTACATCGAACGCCACCTGGCCGACCGCGACCTGACCATCGAACGCATCGCCAACGCCGAACAGTGCTCGGTCCGCAGCCTGCACCGCGCCTTCCAGGATGAACTGGGGTGCAGTGTCAGCGAATACATCTGGCAGCGGCGCCTGTCACGTTGTGCCGAAGACCTGCGCAACCGGGAACATGCCCACCGCTCGCTCACCGAGATCGCCTACGCCTGGGGCTATGGCAGCAGCTCCCACTTCAGCCGGCATTTCAAATCGACGTTCGGCATGTCGCCCCGGCTGTTCCGCGACACCGCGAGTGACAGCCGGGAAAAATCGACGGCGGCTTGA
- a CDS encoding aldehyde dehydrogenase family protein, whose protein sequence is MTTQPLAPYAINGDQYINGTWRAGRSARRLDDRNPFNGEQLLEMPLASIADLDDAYQAAQKAQAAWAQLHPTQRGAQLEKLAQVIQNRREEIIDWLIHESGSTRIKASMEWQFTLNLVRECTTMPMQVEGRILTSYKPGEQSFVFREPLGVVGVISPWNFPLYLSMRSVVPALALGNTIVLKPASDTAVTGGLLIAHLFEEAGFPEGSLNVVVGAGSEIGDAFVEHPVPSLISFTGSTDVGRNVGRIATGGKHIKRVALELGGNAPLVVLDDADIDVAAHAAVVGRFLHQGQICMSVNRVIVDRSLYADFASLVAERVRNLKTGDPTKADTVIGPVVNQSQLDGLLRKLDGARSAGLKQLCGGPASGLVLPAHVFGEVGADQELARDETFGPLLPLLVAENETHALALANASEYGLSSAVFTRDMARGLNFARGIVAGMTHINDITVDDQPNAPFGGEKNSGLGRFNGHYALDEFTRAHWVTWQPGGHHYPF, encoded by the coding sequence ATGACGACTCAACCGCTCGCGCCCTACGCCATCAACGGCGACCAATACATCAACGGCACCTGGCGTGCAGGACGCTCCGCACGCCGCCTGGACGACCGCAACCCCTTCAACGGCGAACAACTGCTGGAGATGCCCCTGGCCTCGATTGCCGATCTCGACGACGCCTATCAGGCGGCGCAAAAGGCACAGGCAGCGTGGGCACAACTGCACCCCACCCAGCGCGGCGCACAACTTGAAAAGCTCGCCCAGGTCATCCAGAACCGCCGCGAAGAAATCATCGACTGGCTGATCCACGAGTCCGGCAGCACCCGGATCAAGGCGAGCATGGAATGGCAGTTCACGCTGAACCTGGTGCGCGAATGCACGACGATGCCGATGCAGGTCGAAGGTCGGATCCTGACCAGCTACAAGCCCGGCGAACAGAGCTTTGTCTTCCGTGAACCCTTGGGTGTGGTGGGTGTGATCAGTCCATGGAATTTCCCGCTGTACCTGAGCATGCGCTCGGTGGTGCCGGCACTCGCCCTGGGCAACACGATCGTGCTCAAGCCCGCCAGCGACACAGCGGTGACCGGCGGCCTGCTGATTGCCCACCTGTTCGAAGAGGCCGGCTTCCCCGAGGGCTCGCTCAACGTGGTGGTCGGCGCAGGCTCGGAAATCGGCGATGCCTTTGTCGAGCACCCGGTGCCGAGCCTGATTTCCTTCACCGGTTCGACGGATGTGGGACGCAATGTCGGCCGTATTGCCACCGGTGGCAAACACATCAAGCGCGTGGCCCTGGAACTGGGCGGCAACGCGCCGCTGGTGGTGCTGGATGACGCCGACATTGACGTTGCGGCGCACGCTGCGGTGGTCGGGCGTTTCCTGCACCAGGGCCAGATCTGCATGAGCGTCAACCGAGTGATTGTCGACCGCTCGCTGTATGCCGATTTCGCGTCGCTGGTGGCGGAGCGCGTGCGCAACCTCAAGACGGGTGATCCGACCAAGGCCGACACGGTGATCGGGCCAGTGGTCAATCAGAGCCAGCTCGATGGCCTGCTGCGTAAGCTCGACGGCGCCCGGAGTGCCGGCCTCAAGCAGCTTTGCGGCGGCCCCGCATCCGGGCTGGTGCTGCCTGCCCATGTGTTCGGCGAAGTAGGAGCCGATCAGGAACTGGCCCGCGATGAAACGTTCGGCCCCCTGCTGCCGCTGCTGGTCGCAGAAAACGAAACCCATGCATTGGCGTTGGCGAACGCCAGCGAGTATGGCCTGTCCAGCGCCGTGTTCACCCGGGACATGGCCCGTGGCTTGAACTTCGCCCGTGGCATTGTGGCGGGCATGACCCATATCAACGACATCACCGTCGATGACCAACCCAATGCCCCGTTCGGTGGTGAAAAAAATTCCGGCCTCGGTCGCTTCAACGGTCACTATGCCCTGGATGAGTTTACCCGTGCCCATTGGGTGACCTGGCAGCCCGGAGGCCATCACTACCCGTTCTGA
- a CDS encoding efflux RND transporter permease subunit, with product MARFFIDRPIFAWVIAIVIMLAGALSISQLPLEQYPDIAPPTVRISATYTGASAKTVEDSVTQVIEQQMKGLDNLTYMSASSSSDGSASISLTFTAGTNPDVAQMQVQNKLQQAESRLPQSVQSEGLTVTKGGSDFLMIAALASDNPSVTGTQIGDYISSTLLDSISRIDGVGDVQTLGSGYAMRIWLDPALLEKYALMPSDVSTALEAQNTEVSAGQLGAMPAVKGQQLNATISARSKLQTVEEFRNVVVKSTSDGAVVLLGDVARVELGSESYDVSSALNGKPAAAMGVQLAAGANALNVGEAVKAKLKELEAFYPTELQLKNVIAYDTTPFVSLSIEEVVKSLGEAIVLVVLIMFLFLQNLRATLIPAITVPVVLLGTFGVLALFGYSINTLTMFAMVLAIGLLVDDAIVVVENVERVMGEQGLSALDATRQSMDEITSALVGIALVLSAVFIPMAFFGGSTGVIYRQFSVTIVSAMVLSVLVAMTLTPALCATLLKPSDGQGHGAQRGFFGWFNRTFERAAEAYKRQVGGILQRGRVGWLVYGLVLLLMAVGYFSLPTSFLPDEDQGILMAQVQLPVGATDSRTQAVVKQFESYLLEQPEVEALISISGLGMNGNSQNSARAFIRLKDWSERTGAGQDAASFAQRATMALSSIGDANVFVMQPPAVRGLGQTSGFDLQLKDLAGLGHDTLVAAREKLIELANQDPRLLGVRSNGLDDAPQLKVSIDDRKAGALSLSTSDINTTLSTALGGTYVNDFLNQGRVKKVYVQGEAAARMQAADLEHWFVRNSNDEMVPFSSFASSSWSYGSPLLERYNGNASLEVVGDPAPGVSSGDAMDAVQALVKQLPEGIGYEWTGQSYQLRLSGSQAPLLYGISVLFVFLCLAALYESWSVPFSVMLVVPLGVVGAVLATRVSGLSNDVYFQVGLLTTVGLAAKNAILIVEFAKHLQEQGNSLREATLIAVRQRLRPILMTSLAFMFGVLPLALSSGAGSAGRQAIGTGVLGGMLSATVLGIFFVPLFFVQIRRRFGRVSTVSTSVPSAQSGDA from the coding sequence GGCGCCTTGTCCATCAGCCAGTTGCCCCTGGAACAGTACCCGGACATCGCGCCGCCGACGGTGCGCATTTCCGCGACCTACACCGGCGCCTCGGCCAAGACCGTGGAAGACTCGGTGACCCAGGTCATCGAACAGCAAATGAAGGGCCTGGACAACCTGACCTACATGTCGGCCTCCAGCAGCTCGGACGGCAGCGCCAGCATCAGCCTGACCTTCACCGCCGGCACCAACCCGGACGTGGCCCAGATGCAGGTGCAGAACAAGCTGCAACAGGCCGAGTCGAGGTTGCCGCAGTCGGTGCAAAGCGAGGGGCTGACCGTGACCAAGGGCGGTTCGGACTTCCTGATGATTGCCGCCCTGGCCTCCGACAATCCGAGCGTCACCGGCACGCAGATCGGCGATTACATTTCCAGCACCTTGCTCGATTCCATCAGCCGCATCGACGGTGTCGGCGATGTGCAGACATTGGGGTCCGGCTATGCCATGCGCATCTGGCTGGACCCGGCCCTGCTGGAAAAATACGCGCTGATGCCTTCGGATGTCAGCACGGCCCTGGAGGCGCAGAACACCGAGGTTTCTGCCGGTCAACTCGGCGCCATGCCGGCGGTGAAAGGTCAGCAGTTGAACGCCACCATCAGCGCCCGCAGCAAGCTGCAAACCGTCGAGGAGTTTCGCAATGTGGTGGTCAAGTCCACCAGTGACGGTGCGGTGGTGCTGCTGGGGGATGTGGCGCGGGTCGAATTGGGCAGTGAAAGCTACGATGTCAGCTCTGCTCTCAACGGCAAACCCGCTGCCGCCATGGGCGTCCAGCTCGCCGCCGGGGCCAACGCCCTGAACGTGGGCGAGGCGGTGAAGGCCAAGCTCAAGGAGCTGGAGGCGTTCTATCCGACGGAGCTGCAACTCAAGAACGTGATTGCCTACGACACCACGCCCTTTGTCAGCCTGTCCATCGAAGAAGTGGTCAAGTCACTGGGCGAGGCTATTGTCCTGGTGGTGCTGATCATGTTCCTTTTCCTGCAGAACCTGCGTGCCACGTTGATCCCCGCGATCACGGTGCCGGTGGTGCTGCTGGGGACATTCGGCGTGCTGGCGCTGTTCGGTTATTCGATCAATACCCTGACCATGTTCGCCATGGTCCTGGCCATCGGCCTGTTGGTGGACGACGCGATTGTGGTGGTGGAGAACGTCGAGCGGGTAATGGGCGAGCAGGGGCTCTCGGCCCTGGACGCCACGCGCCAGTCGATGGATGAAATCACCAGCGCCCTGGTCGGCATCGCCCTGGTGCTCAGTGCGGTGTTCATTCCCATGGCGTTTTTTGGCGGCTCCACAGGCGTTATCTACCGGCAGTTTTCGGTCACCATCGTCTCGGCCATGGTGCTCTCGGTACTCGTCGCCATGACGCTGACGCCGGCATTGTGCGCGACCTTGCTCAAGCCGTCCGATGGTCAGGGTCATGGCGCTCAACGTGGATTCTTCGGCTGGTTCAACCGCACGTTCGAGCGTGCTGCCGAGGCCTATAAACGTCAGGTGGGGGGCATTTTGCAGCGCGGGCGCGTTGGCTGGCTGGTGTATGGGCTGGTGCTGCTGCTGATGGCCGTCGGATATTTCAGCCTGCCGACTTCGTTCCTGCCTGACGAAGACCAAGGCATTCTCATGGCCCAGGTGCAGCTACCCGTCGGGGCCACGGACAGCCGCACGCAAGCGGTGGTCAAGCAGTTCGAAAGCTACCTGCTCGAACAGCCGGAAGTCGAAGCACTGATCAGCATTTCCGGCCTGGGCATGAACGGCAACAGCCAGAACAGCGCCCGTGCCTTTATCCGGCTCAAGGACTGGAGCGAGCGCACGGGGGCGGGGCAGGATGCGGCGTCCTTCGCCCAGCGCGCGACTATGGCGCTGTCGAGCATCGGCGATGCCAATGTGTTCGTCATGCAACCGCCGGCCGTGCGCGGCCTGGGGCAGACGTCCGGCTTCGACCTGCAACTCAAGGACCTCGCCGGCCTGGGGCATGACACGCTGGTGGCGGCACGGGAAAAACTCATCGAGCTGGCCAACCAGGACCCTCGCTTGCTCGGGGTACGCAGCAATGGCCTGGACGACGCACCGCAGCTCAAGGTCAGCATCGATGATCGCAAGGCCGGGGCCTTGAGCCTGAGCACCAGCGACATCAACACCACGCTGTCCACGGCGTTGGGCGGCACTTATGTCAATGACTTCCTCAACCAGGGGCGGGTGAAAAAGGTCTACGTCCAGGGTGAGGCTGCGGCGCGGATGCAGGCGGCTGACCTGGAGCACTGGTTCGTGCGCAACAGCAACGATGAAATGGTGCCGTTTTCTTCGTTCGCCAGCAGTTCCTGGAGCTACGGCTCGCCGTTGCTGGAGCGCTACAACGGCAACGCCTCGCTGGAGGTGGTTGGCGATCCGGCGCCCGGCGTCAGTTCCGGGGACGCCATGGATGCGGTGCAAGCGCTGGTCAAACAATTGCCGGAGGGTATCGGCTACGAGTGGACGGGGCAGTCCTATCAGTTGCGCCTTTCCGGTTCGCAGGCGCCGTTGCTGTACGGGATTTCGGTGCTGTTCGTATTCCTCTGCCTCGCTGCGCTCTATGAGAGTTGGTCGGTGCCTTTCTCGGTGATGCTGGTGGTGCCGCTGGGGGTGGTGGGTGCGGTGCTGGCCACGCGTGTCAGTGGCTTGAGCAACGACGTGTACTTTCAGGTCGGGCTGTTGACCACCGTGGGATTGGCCGCCAAGAACGCCATTCTGATCGTCGAGTTCGCCAAGCACCTGCAAGAGCAGGGCAACAGCTTGCGCGAGGCGACATTGATCGCTGTGCGCCAACGCCTGCGGCCGATTCTCATGACGTCCCTGGCCTTCATGTTCGGCGTATTGCCCCTGGCCCTGAGTAGCGGTGCCGGTTCCGCCGGACGTCAGGCCATTGGTACCGGTGTGCTGGGCGGCATGTTGTCCGCCACGGTGTTGGGGATCTTCTTCGTTCCTTTGTTTTTTGTGCAGATTCGCCGACGTTTCGGTCGCGTTTCCACGGTTTCGACCTCTGTTCCATCCGCCCAGTCAGGTGACGCATGA
- a CDS encoding VOC family protein, which translates to MQTLQTSTPARLCYLHLASKDAQRQIDFYRRMLDMDSQAQADGSWMLSGPQRAMLVSPADHSGLLAAAFDLGSQPRLQTLRVRLLGNGCVIEELDSPLLETGAFLIRDPQGRQTIFGVAQPALQASGQGMPGRLQHVVFQTTELEAMIDFYVNTVGFTVSDNVVDEQTGQLMTCFLRSDDEHHTLAFFRGSKNEWDHHCYETNEWNDIRDWGDRFAKERITIFFGPGRHGPGNNLFFMVVDADRNRLEFSAELEVTDANRQPGVWAQEEYTLNSWGRAWIRS; encoded by the coding sequence ATGCAAACACTCCAGACTTCCACACCTGCACGCCTGTGCTACCTGCACCTGGCGAGCAAGGACGCGCAACGGCAAATCGATTTCTATCGACGGATGCTGGACATGGACAGCCAGGCGCAAGCCGATGGCAGCTGGATGCTCAGCGGCCCGCAACGCGCCATGCTCGTGTCTCCCGCCGACCACAGCGGCCTGCTCGCGGCAGCGTTCGACCTGGGCAGTCAGCCTCGCCTGCAAACACTGCGGGTTCGCCTGCTCGGCAACGGTTGCGTCATCGAAGAGCTCGACTCGCCGCTGCTCGAAACGGGGGCTTTCCTGATCCGTGATCCCCAGGGCCGGCAAACGATATTTGGCGTCGCTCAGCCCGCTCTCCAGGCCTCGGGCCAAGGCATGCCCGGCCGCTTGCAACACGTGGTGTTCCAGACCACGGAGCTGGAAGCCATGATCGATTTCTACGTCAACACGGTGGGCTTCACTGTTTCGGACAATGTCGTGGATGAGCAGACCGGCCAACTGATGACGTGCTTCCTGCGCTCGGACGACGAGCACCACACCTTGGCGTTTTTCCGCGGTTCGAAAAACGAGTGGGATCACCACTGTTACGAAACCAACGAATGGAATGACATCCGCGACTGGGGTGATCGCTTCGCCAAGGAGCGCATCACCATTTTCTTCGGGCCCGGCCGACATGGGCCGGGCAACAACCTGTTCTTCATGGTGGTCGATGCCGATCGCAACCGCCTGGAGTTCTCGGCTGAGCTGGAAGTCACCGATGCCAACCGCCAGCCCGGTGTCTGGGCACAGGAGGAATACACACTCAATTCCTGGGGCCGCGCCTGGATCAGGAGCTGA
- a CDS encoding bifunctional 3-(3-hydroxy-phenyl)propionate/3-hydroxycinnamic acid hydroxylase, translating to MTTLKRINTQVLIIGAGPTGLTLANLLGQADVDTLIIDRKPGTVTEPRAVSIDDESLRTMQAIGLDAAVLRDVVPGYGVHYFTRPGGRCFGKVEPTGKLYGFPKRNAFRQPLFENTLRRGLERFASLTARFSHELVEFTQDPHGVCALVRDAEGQLMEVHAAYLVACDGGRSPVRKQLGIEMVGSSFSSRWLVVDTDQDDDPFWQTRVYCDARRPVVEVPGPHRTRRFEFLLKPDETDEQVLDETCLQALLRPFKSDAPVSIVRKTVYTFHARVAERWQVQRVFLAGDAAHLTPPYAGQGMNSGVRDAHNLGWKLVGVLKGKMAESALLSYESERRDHAWALIKLALNLGVVMAPATVLRARLISGAFALIGLLPPLRDYFLQMRFKPKPRFTRGLVLTEGQAGTLSCGHMFPQPMLTDAHDQERLLDDAIGAGFALIQYGDPTRQRIDELKHGLWSHLEARRILILPASVQAMPSIPGCTVLQDREGQLKTLLGDSHPFLLLRPDRYIAAIFDKATEIRAAESLQSLFGIAEAHSSAIEPSIAPVFH from the coding sequence ATGACAACCCTCAAACGCATCAACACCCAGGTCCTGATCATCGGTGCCGGCCCTACCGGGCTGACCCTGGCCAACCTGCTCGGCCAAGCCGATGTGGACACCCTGATCATCGATCGCAAGCCGGGCACCGTGACCGAGCCGCGGGCGGTTTCAATCGATGACGAGTCCTTGCGCACCATGCAGGCCATCGGGCTCGATGCTGCTGTGCTGCGTGATGTCGTGCCCGGCTACGGCGTGCATTACTTCACCCGGCCCGGCGGTCGCTGCTTCGGCAAGGTCGAGCCGACCGGCAAGCTGTATGGCTTCCCCAAGCGCAACGCGTTTCGCCAACCGCTGTTTGAAAACACCCTCAGGCGAGGCCTCGAACGTTTTGCCAGCCTGACGGCTCGGTTCAGCCACGAGCTGGTGGAATTCACCCAGGACCCACACGGCGTATGCGCGCTGGTGCGTGACGCCGAAGGGCAACTGATGGAAGTCCACGCAGCTTACCTGGTGGCCTGCGACGGTGGCCGTAGCCCGGTGCGCAAGCAACTTGGGATCGAGATGGTCGGCTCGAGCTTCTCCTCGCGCTGGCTGGTGGTCGATACTGACCAGGACGACGACCCCTTCTGGCAGACCCGCGTGTATTGCGACGCCAGGCGCCCGGTAGTGGAAGTGCCCGGCCCTCACCGTACGCGCCGATTCGAGTTCCTGCTCAAACCCGATGAAACGGACGAACAGGTGCTCGACGAAACCTGCCTGCAAGCATTGCTGCGCCCCTTCAAGAGTGACGCGCCGGTTTCCATCGTGCGCAAGACGGTCTACACCTTCCATGCCCGGGTCGCCGAGCGGTGGCAGGTGCAGCGGGTGTTTCTCGCCGGCGACGCCGCTCACCTGACCCCGCCCTATGCCGGGCAAGGCATGAACAGCGGCGTTCGCGATGCCCACAACCTGGGCTGGAAGCTGGTCGGCGTGTTGAAGGGAAAAATGGCGGAAAGCGCACTGCTGTCCTACGAAAGCGAGCGTCGTGATCATGCGTGGGCATTGATCAAGTTGGCCTTGAACCTCGGCGTGGTCATGGCACCGGCCACCGTCCTGCGCGCTCGCCTGATCAGTGGCGCATTCGCCTTGATCGGCCTGTTGCCGCCGTTGCGCGATTATTTCCTGCAAATGCGCTTCAAGCCCAAACCCCGTTTCACCCGGGGCCTGGTGCTGACCGAGGGACAAGCAGGCACGTTGTCCTGCGGACACATGTTCCCGCAACCGATGCTCACCGACGCCCACGACCAGGAACGCCTGCTCGATGACGCCATCGGCGCCGGCTTCGCCTTGATTCAATACGGCGACCCGACCCGCCAACGTATCGATGAACTCAAGCATGGCCTCTGGAGCCACCTTGAAGCCAGGCGCATCCTGATCCTGCCCGCGTCCGTCCAGGCCATGCCGTCGATCCCCGGCTGCACGGTGCTCCAGGACCGTGAAGGCCAGCTCAAAACCCTGCTGGGCGATTCGCACCCGTTCCTGTTGCTGCGCCCGGATCGCTATATCGCCGCGATTTTCGACAAGGCCACCGAAATCCGGGCCGCCGAATCGTTGCAGTCGCTGTTCGGCATCGCCGAGGCCCACAGCAGCGCAATCGAGCCGAGCATCGCGCCCGTCTTTCATTAA
- a CDS encoding efflux transporter outer membrane subunit: MIKFRWPLLAILTLFGGCMNLAPQYERPEAPVSEQWLPAASTPKGEVSADIEWQNFFTDSRLARLQSLALSNNRDLRLAVLNVEKAQAQYRIQRAESLPSIDASVSGTHSRTPGSLSNTGSAATTHDYSAQLGLSSYEVDLFGRVQNLQDEALEDYLSLTETRRSTQISLVAEVATAWLTLAADNERLHLAQETLRSQQATYELTQRSHALGGSSGLSVAQAQTTVESARVDAAAYESQILQDRNALRLLVGSDIPEELLPGAYLESAAALVQVPAELPSSLLQRRPDVLAAEHTLKSANIDIGAARAAFFPSISLTANAGSSSSALSGLFKSGSGAWTFAPSISLPIFDAGSNRATLDSAKTEREIQVQTYQQTLQSAFKEVADALAERSTLDRRIEAQQALTDASRKSFELSDALYRGGSQSYLEALDAQRSLYSAQQDLITLRLTEQSNRVTLYKVMGGGWN; this comes from the coding sequence ATGATCAAATTTCGCTGGCCATTGCTGGCCATCCTCACGCTGTTCGGTGGCTGCATGAATCTGGCGCCGCAGTATGAACGCCCTGAGGCGCCAGTCTCCGAGCAATGGCTGCCGGCTGCCAGCACGCCCAAGGGCGAGGTGAGTGCCGACATCGAGTGGCAGAATTTTTTCACCGACAGCCGCCTGGCGCGCTTGCAGTCCCTGGCGCTGAGCAACAACCGCGACCTGCGCCTGGCGGTCCTGAACGTTGAAAAGGCCCAGGCGCAATACCGCATCCAGCGCGCCGAGTCCTTGCCTTCGATCGATGCGAGTGTCAGTGGCACTCACAGTCGCACGCCCGGCTCGTTGTCCAACACGGGCTCGGCGGCCACCACCCATGACTACAGTGCGCAACTGGGGTTGAGCAGCTATGAAGTGGATCTGTTCGGACGGGTGCAGAACCTTCAGGACGAAGCCCTGGAGGACTATCTGTCCTTGACCGAAACCCGACGCAGCACGCAGATCAGCCTGGTGGCCGAAGTGGCGACGGCCTGGCTGACCCTGGCGGCCGACAACGAGCGTCTGCACTTGGCCCAGGAGACCTTGCGCAGCCAGCAGGCGACCTACGAACTGACTCAACGCAGCCACGCCCTGGGCGGCTCCTCCGGTCTGTCCGTGGCCCAGGCGCAAACTACCGTGGAGTCGGCGCGGGTCGACGCAGCGGCGTATGAAAGCCAGATCCTGCAGGATCGCAACGCCCTGCGGCTGCTGGTGGGCAGCGACATTCCCGAAGAATTGTTGCCGGGTGCTTACCTGGAATCGGCCGCGGCGCTGGTGCAGGTGCCGGCAGAGCTGCCTTCCAGCCTGTTGCAACGACGCCCCGATGTGCTGGCCGCCGAGCACACGCTCAAGTCGGCCAATATCGACATCGGTGCCGCCCGTGCGGCGTTCTTTCCCAGCATCAGCCTGACGGCCAATGCCGGTTCCTCAAGCTCGGCCCTGTCCGGCCTGTTCAAGTCCGGCAGTGGCGCCTGGACGTTTGCCCCGAGCATCAGCCTGCCGATCTTCGATGCCGGCAGTAACCGCGCGACGCTGGACTCGGCCAAGACCGAGCGCGAGATCCAGGTGCAGACCTACCAGCAAACACTGCAGAGCGCCTTCAAGGAAGTGGCCGATGCCCTGGCGGAGCGCAGCACGCTGGATCGCCGTATCGAGGCCCAACAGGCGTTGACTGACGCCAGCCGCAAGAGCTTCGAACTCTCCGACGCTTTGTACCGTGGTGGTTCGCAAAGCTATCTCGAAGCCCTCGACGCCCAGCGCTCTCTGTACAGCGCGCAGCAGGACCTGATCACCTTGCGCCTGACCGAGCAGAGCAACCGTGTGACGTTGTACAAGGTGATGGGCGGCGGCTGGAATTAA
- a CDS encoding IclR family transcriptional regulator, translating into MENLHTPDALPEPDGDSKGSSLERMLRVLDLFTEQSPIWAVDDMGGALGFTRSTIYRYVRELAEANLLFQVEAGRYALGARIITWDRQLRLSDPLVRAAQSLEPSFPQWSEHQVWLICRLFKDQVVCIHQHGDLFSEVSYSRGSPRPLFLGATSKAILANMTSRQHSQLFLDHPDEVRASQLGQTWEAFRRSLQQLRRQGYVASAGEVDAGVYGLAAPIFDGDGKVVGSISCVRPVRERDSAQEETQGQQILALAQELSQRMAALANRAKPLG; encoded by the coding sequence ATGGAAAACCTACACACCCCTGACGCCCTGCCCGAGCCGGATGGCGACAGCAAAGGCTCGAGCCTGGAGCGCATGTTGCGGGTACTCGACCTGTTCACCGAACAGAGCCCGATCTGGGCGGTGGACGACATGGGCGGCGCCCTGGGTTTTACCCGTTCGACGATCTACCGCTACGTGCGCGAATTGGCCGAGGCCAACCTGTTGTTCCAGGTCGAAGCCGGCCGTTATGCCCTGGGCGCGCGAATCATTACCTGGGACCGCCAGTTGCGCCTGAGCGACCCCCTCGTACGCGCAGCACAATCGCTTGAGCCCAGCTTCCCGCAGTGGAGCGAACATCAGGTGTGGCTGATCTGCCGGCTGTTCAAGGATCAGGTTGTGTGCATTCACCAGCACGGGGACCTGTTCAGTGAGGTCAGCTACTCCCGTGGTTCACCCAGGCCCTTGTTCCTGGGAGCGACGTCCAAGGCGATCCTCGCCAACATGACCTCGCGCCAACACAGCCAACTGTTCCTCGATCACCCCGATGAAGTGCGCGCCAGTCAACTTGGCCAGACCTGGGAAGCGTTTCGTCGCTCGTTGCAGCAACTGCGTCGCCAAGGCTATGTGGCCAGCGCAGGTGAAGTCGACGCGGGCGTCTATGGCCTGGCCGCGCCGATCTTCGACGGCGATGGCAAGGTCGTCGGCAGCATCAGTTGCGTGCGCCCGGTACGAGAACGCGACAGCGCCCAGGAAGAGACACAAGGGCAACAGATCCTTGCCCTGGCGCAGGAACTGTCGCAACGCATGGCTGCGCTCGCCAACCGCGCCAAGCCACTGGGCTGA